The following coding sequences lie in one Pseudorca crassidens isolate mPseCra1 chromosome 2, mPseCra1.hap1, whole genome shotgun sequence genomic window:
- the PTCH2 gene encoding protein patched homolog 2 isoform X5 has protein sequence MARPPPLGELPPGYTPPARSAAPQILAGSLQAPLWLRAYFQGLLFSLGCGIQRHCGKVLFLGLLAFGALALGLRVAIIETDLEQLWVEAGSRVSQELQYTKEKLGEEAAYTSQMLIQTPRQEGENVLTPEALGLHLQAAVTASKVQVSLYGKSWDLNKICYKSGVPLIENGMIERMIEKLFPCVILTPLDCFWEGAKLQGGSAYLPGRPDIQWTNLDPEQLLEELGPFASLEGFRELLDKAQVGQAYVGRPCLHPDDLHCPSSAPNHHSRQAPNVAQELSGGCHGFSHKFMHWQEELLLGGMARDPQGQLLRAEALQSTFLLMSPRQLYEHFRGDYQTHDIGWSEEQAGTVLQAWQRRFVQLAQEALPGNASQQIHAFSSTTLDDILHAFSEVSAARVVGGYLLMLAYACVTMLRWDCAQSQGAVGLAGVLLVALAVASGLGLCALLGIAFNAATTQVLPFLALGIGVDDIFLLAHAFTEAPPGTPLQERTGECLQRTGTSVALTSINNMVAFFMAALVPIPALRAFSLQAAVVVGCNFAAVMLVFPAVLSLDLHRRHCQRLDVLCCFSSPCSARVIQILPQELGDRTVPVGIAHLTATVQAFAHCEASSQHVVTILPPQAHLVPPPSDPLASELFSPGGSTRDLLGQEEGTRQKAACKSLPCARWNLAHFARSQFAPLLLQSHTKAMVLVLSGALLGLSLYGSTLVQDGLALTDVVPRGTKEHAFLSAQLRYFSLYEVALVTQGGFDYAHSQRALFDLHQRFSSLKAVLPPPATQAPRTWLHYYRNWLQGIQAAFDQDWASGRITHHSYRNGSEDGALAYKLLIQTGDAQEPLDFSQLTTRKLVDKDGLIPPELFYVGLTVWVSSDPLGLAASQANFYPPPPEWLHDKYDTTGENLRIPAAQPLEFAQFPFLLHGLQKTADFVETIEGARAACAEAGQAGVRAYPSGSPFLFWEQYLGLRRCFLLAVCILLVCTFLVCALLLLNPWAASLIGFLTSQGSRNLRAARALEHTLAPVTDGAVSTLLGLLMLAGSNFDFIVRYFFVVLTVLTLLGLLHGLVLLPVLLSILGPPPEVVQMYKESPEVLSPPAAQGGGLRWGVAPTLPQSFARVTTSMTVALRPPPLPGAYVHPASEEPTWSPAATPAASGSSNLSSRGPCPAT, from the exons CGGGCAGCCGGGTGAGCCAAGAGCTGCAATACACCAAGGAGAAGCTGGGGGAGGAGGCTGCGTACACCTCCCAGATGTTGATACAGACCCCGCGCCAGGAGGGGGAGAACGTCCTCACACCTGAGGCACTTGGCCTCCACCTCCAGGCAGCCGTCACCGCCAGTAAAGTGCAAGTATCACTCTATGGAAA GTCCTGGGATTTGAACAAAATCTGCTACAAGTCAGGAGTTCCCCTAATTGAAAATGGAATGATTGAGCGG ATGATTGAGAAGCTGTTTCCCTGCGTGATCCTCACCCCCCTCGACTGCTTCTGGGAAGGAGCCAAACTCCAAGGGGGCTCTGCCTACTTGCC GGGCCGCCCCGACATCCAGTGGACCAACCTGGATCCAGAGCAGCTGCTGGAGGAGCTGGGCCCCTTTGCCTCCCTTGAGGGCTTCCGGGAGCTGCTAGACAAGGCACAGGTGGGCCAGGCCTACGTGGGGCGGCCCTGTCTGCACCCTGACGACCTCCACTGCCCATCTAGTGCCCCTAACCATCACAGCAGGCAG GCTCCCAATGTGGCTCAGGAGTTGAGCGGGGGCTGCCATGGCTTCTCCCACAAGTTCATGCACTGGCAGGAGGAACTGCTGCTGGGAGGCATGGCCAGAGACCCCCAAGGACAGCTGCTGAG GGCAGAGGCCCTGCAGAGCACCTTCCTGCTGATGAGTCCCCGCCAGCTCTACGAGCACTTCCGGGGCGACTACCAGACACACGACATCGGCTGGAGCGAGGAGCAGGCCGGCACGGTGCTGCAGGCCTGGCAGCGGCGCTTCGTGCAG CTGGCGCAGGAGGCCCTGCCTGGGAACGCGTCCCAGCAGATCCACGCCTTCTCCTCCACCACCCTGGATGACATCCTGCACGCCTTCTCTGAAGTCAGCGCTGCCCGCGTGGTGGGAGGCTACCTGCTCATG cTGGCCTACGCCTGCGTGACAATGCTGCGGTGGGACTGTGCTCAGTCCCAGGGTGCTGTGGGCCTCGCCGGGGTGCTGCTGGTGGCCCTAGCGGTGGCCTCGGGCCTCGGGCTCTGCGCCCTGCTCGGCATCGCCTTCAATGCCGCCACTACCCAG GTGCTGCCCTTCTTGGCACTGGGCATTGGCGTGGATGACATATTCCTGCTGGCACATGCCTTCACAGAGGCTCCACCTGGCACCCCTCTCCAG GAGCGCACAGGTGAGTGTCTGCAGCGCACAGGCACCAGCGTTGCACTCACGTCCATCAACAACATGGTCGCCTTCTTCATGGCTGCCCTAGTTCCCATCCCTGCACTGCGGGCCTTCTCCTTGCAG GCGGCAGTAGTGGTTGGCTGCAACTTTGCAGCCGTGATGCTTGTCTTCCCAGCGGTCCTCAGCCTGGACCTGCACCGGCGCCACTGCCAGCGCCTTGATGTGCTCTGCTGCTTCTCTAG cCCCTGCTCTGCTCGGGTGATTCAGATTCTGCCCCAGGAGCTGGGGGATAGGACAGTACCAGTGGGCATTGCTCACCTGACTGCCACTGTTCAGGCATTTGCGCACTGTGAAGCCAGCAGCCAGCATGTGGTCACCATCCTGCCTCCCCAAGCCCACCTGGTGCCCCCACCTTCTGACCCACTGGCCTCTGAGCTCTTCAGCCCAGGAGGGTCAACACGGGACCTTCTAGGCCAGGAGGAGGGGACAAGGCAGAAGGCAGCCTGCAAGTCCCTGCCCTGCGCCCGCTGGAATCTTGCCCATTTCGCCCGCTCTCAGTTTGCACCCTTGCTGCTCCAGTCCCACACCAAG GCCATGGTGCTGGTACTTTCTGGGGCTCTTCTGGGCCTGAGCCTCTATGGATCGACCTTGGTGCAGGATGGGCTGGCCCTGACAGATGTGGTGCCTCGGGGCACCAAGGAGCATGCCTTCCTGAGCGCCCAGCTCAGGTACTTCTCTCTGTACGAGGTGGCCCTGGTGACACAGGGTGGCTTTGACTACGCCCACTCCCAACGCGCCCTCTTTGATCTGCACCAGCGCTTCAGTTCCCTCAAGGCAGTGCTGCCCCCACCGGCCACGCAGGCACCCCGCACCTGGCTGCACTATTACCGCAACTGGCTACAGG GAATCCAGGCTGCGTTTGACCAGGACTGGGCTTCTGGGCGCATCACCCACCACTCATACCGCAATGGCTCTGAGGATGGGGCCCTAGCCTACAAGCTGCTCATCCAGACCGGGGATGCCCAGGAGCCTCTTGATTTCAGCCAG CTGACCACAAGGAAGCTGGTGGACAAGGACGGGCTGATTCCACCTGAGCTCTTCTACGTGGGGCTGACCGTGTGGGTGAGCAGTGACCCTCTGGGTCTGGCAGCCTCACAAGCCAACTTCTACCCCCCACCTCCCGAGTGGCTGCATGACAAGTACGACACCACCGGGGAGAACCTTCGCA tcCCGGCGGCCCAGCCCCTGGAGTTTGCCCAGTTCCCCTTTCTACTGCACGGACTCCAGAAGACTGCAGACTTCGTGGAGACCATTGAGGGGGCCCGGGCAGCATGTGCCGAGGCAGGCCAGGCTGGGGTGCGCGCCTACCCCAGCGGCTcccccttcctcttctgggagCAGTATCTGGGCCTGCGGCGCTGCTTCCTGCTGGCGGTCTGCATCCTGCTGGTGTGCACTTTCCTCGTCTGCGCCCTGCTGCTGCTCAACCCCTGGGCAGCTTCCCTCATA GGCTTCCTGACCTCCCAGGGTAGCCGGAACCTCCGGGCTGcccgggccctagagcacacattGGCCCCGGTGACCGATGGGGCCGTCTCCACATTGCTGGGTCTGCTCATGCTTGCTGGTTCCAACTTTGACTTCATTGTAAG GTACTTCTTCGTGGTGCTGACAGTACTCACACTCCTAGGCCTCCTCCATGGGCTCGTGCTGCTGCCTGTGCTGCTGTCCATCCTGGGCCCCCCACCAGAG GTGGTACAGATGTACAAGGAGAGCCCGGAGGTCCTGAGCCCACCAGCTGCACAAGGAGGAGGGCTCAGGTGGGGGGTagcccccacccttccccagagCTTTGCCAGAGTGACTACCTCCATGACCGTGGCCCTCCGCCCACCCCCACTGCCTGGTGCCTACGTCCACCCGGCCTCTGAAGAGCCTACTTGGTCCCCTGCTGCCACACCAGCTGCCAGTGGCTCCAGCAACCTCAGTTCTAGGGGACCATGTCCAGCCACCTGA
- the PTCH2 gene encoding protein patched homolog 2 isoform X7 — protein MARPPPLGELPPGYTPPARSAAPQILAGSLQAPLWLRAYFQGLLFSLGCGIQRHCGKVLFLGLLAFGALALGLRVAIIETDLEQLWVEAGSRVSQELQYTKEKLGEEAAYTSQMLIQTPRQEGENVLTPEALGLHLQAAVTASKVQVSLYGKSWDLNKICYKSGVPLIENGMIERMIEKLFPCVILTPLDCFWEGAKLQGGSAYLPGRPDIQWTNLDPEQLLEELGPFASLEGFRELLDKAQVGQAYVGRPCLHPDDLHCPSSAPNHHSRQAPNVAQELSGGCHGFSHKFMHWQEELLLGGMARDPQGQLLRAEALQSTFLLMSPRQLYEHFRGDYQTHDIGWSEEQAGTVLQAWQRRFVQLAQEALPGNASQQIHAFSSTTLDDILHAFSEVSAARVVGGYLLMLAYACVTMLRWDCAQSQGAVGLAGVLLVALAVASGLGLCALLGIAFNAATTQVLPFLALGIGVDDIFLLAHAFTEAPPGTPLQERTGECLQRTGTSVALTSINNMVAFFMAALVPIPALRAFSLQAAVVVGCNFAAVMLVFPAVLSLDLHRRHCQRLDVLCCFSSPCSARVIQILPQELGDRTVPVGIAHLTATVQAFAHCEASSQHVVTILPPQAHLVPPPSDPLASELFSPGGSTRDLLGQEEGTRQKAACKSLPCARWNLAHFARSQFAPLLLQSHTKAMVLVLSGALLGLSLYGSTLVQDGLALTDVVPRGTKEHAFLSAQLRYFSLYEVALVTQGGFDYAHSQRALFDLHQRFSSLKAVLPPPATQAPRTWLHYYRNWLQGIQAAFDQDWASGRITHHSYRNGSEDGALAYKLLIQTGDAQEPLDFSQLTTRKLVDKDGLIPPELFYVGLTVWVSSDPLGLAASQANFYPPPPEWLHDKYDTTGENLRIPAAQPLEFAQFPFLLHGLQKTADFVETIEGARAACAEAGQAGVRAYPSGSPFLFWEQYLGLRRCFLLAVCILLVCTFLVCALLLLNPWAASLIVLVLAVMTVELFGIMGFLGIKLSAIPVVILVASVGIGVEFTVHVALVLLRGADSTHTPRPPPWARAAACAAVHPGPPTRGGTDVQGEPGGPEPTSCTRRRAQVGGSPHPSPELCQSDYLHDRGPPPTPTAWCLRPPGL, from the exons CGGGCAGCCGGGTGAGCCAAGAGCTGCAATACACCAAGGAGAAGCTGGGGGAGGAGGCTGCGTACACCTCCCAGATGTTGATACAGACCCCGCGCCAGGAGGGGGAGAACGTCCTCACACCTGAGGCACTTGGCCTCCACCTCCAGGCAGCCGTCACCGCCAGTAAAGTGCAAGTATCACTCTATGGAAA GTCCTGGGATTTGAACAAAATCTGCTACAAGTCAGGAGTTCCCCTAATTGAAAATGGAATGATTGAGCGG ATGATTGAGAAGCTGTTTCCCTGCGTGATCCTCACCCCCCTCGACTGCTTCTGGGAAGGAGCCAAACTCCAAGGGGGCTCTGCCTACTTGCC GGGCCGCCCCGACATCCAGTGGACCAACCTGGATCCAGAGCAGCTGCTGGAGGAGCTGGGCCCCTTTGCCTCCCTTGAGGGCTTCCGGGAGCTGCTAGACAAGGCACAGGTGGGCCAGGCCTACGTGGGGCGGCCCTGTCTGCACCCTGACGACCTCCACTGCCCATCTAGTGCCCCTAACCATCACAGCAGGCAG GCTCCCAATGTGGCTCAGGAGTTGAGCGGGGGCTGCCATGGCTTCTCCCACAAGTTCATGCACTGGCAGGAGGAACTGCTGCTGGGAGGCATGGCCAGAGACCCCCAAGGACAGCTGCTGAG GGCAGAGGCCCTGCAGAGCACCTTCCTGCTGATGAGTCCCCGCCAGCTCTACGAGCACTTCCGGGGCGACTACCAGACACACGACATCGGCTGGAGCGAGGAGCAGGCCGGCACGGTGCTGCAGGCCTGGCAGCGGCGCTTCGTGCAG CTGGCGCAGGAGGCCCTGCCTGGGAACGCGTCCCAGCAGATCCACGCCTTCTCCTCCACCACCCTGGATGACATCCTGCACGCCTTCTCTGAAGTCAGCGCTGCCCGCGTGGTGGGAGGCTACCTGCTCATG cTGGCCTACGCCTGCGTGACAATGCTGCGGTGGGACTGTGCTCAGTCCCAGGGTGCTGTGGGCCTCGCCGGGGTGCTGCTGGTGGCCCTAGCGGTGGCCTCGGGCCTCGGGCTCTGCGCCCTGCTCGGCATCGCCTTCAATGCCGCCACTACCCAG GTGCTGCCCTTCTTGGCACTGGGCATTGGCGTGGATGACATATTCCTGCTGGCACATGCCTTCACAGAGGCTCCACCTGGCACCCCTCTCCAG GAGCGCACAGGTGAGTGTCTGCAGCGCACAGGCACCAGCGTTGCACTCACGTCCATCAACAACATGGTCGCCTTCTTCATGGCTGCCCTAGTTCCCATCCCTGCACTGCGGGCCTTCTCCTTGCAG GCGGCAGTAGTGGTTGGCTGCAACTTTGCAGCCGTGATGCTTGTCTTCCCAGCGGTCCTCAGCCTGGACCTGCACCGGCGCCACTGCCAGCGCCTTGATGTGCTCTGCTGCTTCTCTAG cCCCTGCTCTGCTCGGGTGATTCAGATTCTGCCCCAGGAGCTGGGGGATAGGACAGTACCAGTGGGCATTGCTCACCTGACTGCCACTGTTCAGGCATTTGCGCACTGTGAAGCCAGCAGCCAGCATGTGGTCACCATCCTGCCTCCCCAAGCCCACCTGGTGCCCCCACCTTCTGACCCACTGGCCTCTGAGCTCTTCAGCCCAGGAGGGTCAACACGGGACCTTCTAGGCCAGGAGGAGGGGACAAGGCAGAAGGCAGCCTGCAAGTCCCTGCCCTGCGCCCGCTGGAATCTTGCCCATTTCGCCCGCTCTCAGTTTGCACCCTTGCTGCTCCAGTCCCACACCAAG GCCATGGTGCTGGTACTTTCTGGGGCTCTTCTGGGCCTGAGCCTCTATGGATCGACCTTGGTGCAGGATGGGCTGGCCCTGACAGATGTGGTGCCTCGGGGCACCAAGGAGCATGCCTTCCTGAGCGCCCAGCTCAGGTACTTCTCTCTGTACGAGGTGGCCCTGGTGACACAGGGTGGCTTTGACTACGCCCACTCCCAACGCGCCCTCTTTGATCTGCACCAGCGCTTCAGTTCCCTCAAGGCAGTGCTGCCCCCACCGGCCACGCAGGCACCCCGCACCTGGCTGCACTATTACCGCAACTGGCTACAGG GAATCCAGGCTGCGTTTGACCAGGACTGGGCTTCTGGGCGCATCACCCACCACTCATACCGCAATGGCTCTGAGGATGGGGCCCTAGCCTACAAGCTGCTCATCCAGACCGGGGATGCCCAGGAGCCTCTTGATTTCAGCCAG CTGACCACAAGGAAGCTGGTGGACAAGGACGGGCTGATTCCACCTGAGCTCTTCTACGTGGGGCTGACCGTGTGGGTGAGCAGTGACCCTCTGGGTCTGGCAGCCTCACAAGCCAACTTCTACCCCCCACCTCCCGAGTGGCTGCATGACAAGTACGACACCACCGGGGAGAACCTTCGCA tcCCGGCGGCCCAGCCCCTGGAGTTTGCCCAGTTCCCCTTTCTACTGCACGGACTCCAGAAGACTGCAGACTTCGTGGAGACCATTGAGGGGGCCCGGGCAGCATGTGCCGAGGCAGGCCAGGCTGGGGTGCGCGCCTACCCCAGCGGCTcccccttcctcttctgggagCAGTATCTGGGCCTGCGGCGCTGCTTCCTGCTGGCGGTCTGCATCCTGCTGGTGTGCACTTTCCTCGTCTGCGCCCTGCTGCTGCTCAACCCCTGGGCAGCTTCCCTCATA gtACTGGTCCTGGCAGTGATGACCGTGGAGCTCTTTGGCATCATGGGTTTCCTGGGCATCAAGCTGAGCGCCATCCCCGTGGTGATCCTTGTGGCGTCTGTAGGCATTGGTGTCGAGTTCACGGTCCATGTGGCTCTG GTACTTCTTCGTGGTGCTGACAGTACTCACACTCCTAGGCCTCCTCCATGGGCTCGTGCTGCTGCCTGTGCTGCTGTCCATCCTGGGCCCCCCACCAGAG GTGGTACAGATGTACAAGGAGAGCCCGGAGGTCCTGAGCCCACCAGCTGCACAAGGAGGAGGGCTCAGGTGGGGGGTagcccccacccttccccagagCTTTGCCAGAGTGACTACCTCCATGACCGTGGCCCTCCGCCCACCCCCACTGCCTGGTGCCTACGTCCACCCGGCCTCTGA
- the PTCH2 gene encoding protein patched homolog 2 isoform X9 produces the protein MARPPPLGELPPGYTPPARSAAPQILAGSLQAPLWLRAYFQGLLFSLGCGIQRHCGKVLFLGLLAFGALALGLRVAIIETDLEQLWVEAGSRVSQELQYTKEKLGEEAAYTSQMLIQTPRQEGENVLTPEALGLHLQAAVTASKVQVSLYGKSWDLNKICYKSGVPLIENGMIERMIEKLFPCVILTPLDCFWEGAKLQGGSAYLPGRPDIQWTNLDPEQLLEELGPFASLEGFRELLDKAQVGQAYVGRPCLHPDDLHCPSSAPNHHSRQAPNVAQELSGGCHGFSHKFMHWQEELLLGGMARDPQGQLLRAEALQSTFLLMSPRQLYEHFRGDYQTHDIGWSEEQAGTVLQAWQRRFVQLAQEALPGNASQQIHAFSSTTLDDILHAFSEVSAARVVGGYLLMLAYACVTMLRWDCAQSQGAVGLAGVLLVALAVASGLGLCALLGIAFNAATTQVLPFLALGIGVDDIFLLAHAFTEAPPGTPLQERTGECLQRTGTSVALTSINNMVAFFMAALVPIPALRAFSLQAAVVVGCNFAAVMLVFPAVLSLDLHRRHCQRLDVLCCFSSPCSARVIQILPQELGDRTVPVGIAHLTATVQAFAHCEASSQHVVTILPPQAHLVPPPSDPLASELFSPGGSTRDLLGQEEGTRQKAACKSLPCARWNLAHFARSQFAPLLLQSHTKAMVLVLSGALLGLSLYGSTLVQDGLALTDVVPRGTKEHAFLSAQLRYFSLYEVALVTQGGFDYAHSQRALFDLHQRFSSLKAVLPPPATQAPRTWLHYYRNWLQGIQAAFDQDWASGRITHHSYRNGSEDGALAYKLLIQTGDAQEPLDFSQLTTRKLVDKDGLIPPELFYVGLTVWVSSDPLGLAASQANFYPPPPEWLHDNPGGPAPGVCPVPLSTARTPEDCRLRGDH, from the exons CGGGCAGCCGGGTGAGCCAAGAGCTGCAATACACCAAGGAGAAGCTGGGGGAGGAGGCTGCGTACACCTCCCAGATGTTGATACAGACCCCGCGCCAGGAGGGGGAGAACGTCCTCACACCTGAGGCACTTGGCCTCCACCTCCAGGCAGCCGTCACCGCCAGTAAAGTGCAAGTATCACTCTATGGAAA GTCCTGGGATTTGAACAAAATCTGCTACAAGTCAGGAGTTCCCCTAATTGAAAATGGAATGATTGAGCGG ATGATTGAGAAGCTGTTTCCCTGCGTGATCCTCACCCCCCTCGACTGCTTCTGGGAAGGAGCCAAACTCCAAGGGGGCTCTGCCTACTTGCC GGGCCGCCCCGACATCCAGTGGACCAACCTGGATCCAGAGCAGCTGCTGGAGGAGCTGGGCCCCTTTGCCTCCCTTGAGGGCTTCCGGGAGCTGCTAGACAAGGCACAGGTGGGCCAGGCCTACGTGGGGCGGCCCTGTCTGCACCCTGACGACCTCCACTGCCCATCTAGTGCCCCTAACCATCACAGCAGGCAG GCTCCCAATGTGGCTCAGGAGTTGAGCGGGGGCTGCCATGGCTTCTCCCACAAGTTCATGCACTGGCAGGAGGAACTGCTGCTGGGAGGCATGGCCAGAGACCCCCAAGGACAGCTGCTGAG GGCAGAGGCCCTGCAGAGCACCTTCCTGCTGATGAGTCCCCGCCAGCTCTACGAGCACTTCCGGGGCGACTACCAGACACACGACATCGGCTGGAGCGAGGAGCAGGCCGGCACGGTGCTGCAGGCCTGGCAGCGGCGCTTCGTGCAG CTGGCGCAGGAGGCCCTGCCTGGGAACGCGTCCCAGCAGATCCACGCCTTCTCCTCCACCACCCTGGATGACATCCTGCACGCCTTCTCTGAAGTCAGCGCTGCCCGCGTGGTGGGAGGCTACCTGCTCATG cTGGCCTACGCCTGCGTGACAATGCTGCGGTGGGACTGTGCTCAGTCCCAGGGTGCTGTGGGCCTCGCCGGGGTGCTGCTGGTGGCCCTAGCGGTGGCCTCGGGCCTCGGGCTCTGCGCCCTGCTCGGCATCGCCTTCAATGCCGCCACTACCCAG GTGCTGCCCTTCTTGGCACTGGGCATTGGCGTGGATGACATATTCCTGCTGGCACATGCCTTCACAGAGGCTCCACCTGGCACCCCTCTCCAG GAGCGCACAGGTGAGTGTCTGCAGCGCACAGGCACCAGCGTTGCACTCACGTCCATCAACAACATGGTCGCCTTCTTCATGGCTGCCCTAGTTCCCATCCCTGCACTGCGGGCCTTCTCCTTGCAG GCGGCAGTAGTGGTTGGCTGCAACTTTGCAGCCGTGATGCTTGTCTTCCCAGCGGTCCTCAGCCTGGACCTGCACCGGCGCCACTGCCAGCGCCTTGATGTGCTCTGCTGCTTCTCTAG cCCCTGCTCTGCTCGGGTGATTCAGATTCTGCCCCAGGAGCTGGGGGATAGGACAGTACCAGTGGGCATTGCTCACCTGACTGCCACTGTTCAGGCATTTGCGCACTGTGAAGCCAGCAGCCAGCATGTGGTCACCATCCTGCCTCCCCAAGCCCACCTGGTGCCCCCACCTTCTGACCCACTGGCCTCTGAGCTCTTCAGCCCAGGAGGGTCAACACGGGACCTTCTAGGCCAGGAGGAGGGGACAAGGCAGAAGGCAGCCTGCAAGTCCCTGCCCTGCGCCCGCTGGAATCTTGCCCATTTCGCCCGCTCTCAGTTTGCACCCTTGCTGCTCCAGTCCCACACCAAG GCCATGGTGCTGGTACTTTCTGGGGCTCTTCTGGGCCTGAGCCTCTATGGATCGACCTTGGTGCAGGATGGGCTGGCCCTGACAGATGTGGTGCCTCGGGGCACCAAGGAGCATGCCTTCCTGAGCGCCCAGCTCAGGTACTTCTCTCTGTACGAGGTGGCCCTGGTGACACAGGGTGGCTTTGACTACGCCCACTCCCAACGCGCCCTCTTTGATCTGCACCAGCGCTTCAGTTCCCTCAAGGCAGTGCTGCCCCCACCGGCCACGCAGGCACCCCGCACCTGGCTGCACTATTACCGCAACTGGCTACAGG GAATCCAGGCTGCGTTTGACCAGGACTGGGCTTCTGGGCGCATCACCCACCACTCATACCGCAATGGCTCTGAGGATGGGGCCCTAGCCTACAAGCTGCTCATCCAGACCGGGGATGCCCAGGAGCCTCTTGATTTCAGCCAG CTGACCACAAGGAAGCTGGTGGACAAGGACGGGCTGATTCCACCTGAGCTCTTCTACGTGGGGCTGACCGTGTGGGTGAGCAGTGACCCTCTGGGTCTGGCAGCCTCACAAGCCAACTTCTACCCCCCACCTCCCGAGTGGCTGCATGACAA tcCCGGCGGCCCAGCCCCTGGAGTTTGCCCAGTTCCCCTTTCTACTGCACGGACTCCAGAAGACTGCAGACTTCGTGGAGACCATTGA